One Lacipirellulaceae bacterium DNA window includes the following coding sequences:
- the leuS gene encoding leucine--tRNA ligase, producing the protein MPRYNPAEIEPRWQRYWEEHQTFSQEVTAKPQAETLYALDMFPYPSGDGLHVGHPEGYTATDIVCRAARMQGKAVVHPMGFDSFGLPAEEHAIKTGEHPRVQTEKNIATFRRQLKSLGFSYDWSREIATTDVDYFRWTQWIFLQIYDTWFDHEQQRGRPISELVIPDDVKSLGEDAAKQWVDEQRLAYQSDAPVNWCPALGTVLANEEVIDGKSERGGHPVERRALRQWMMRITAYGDRLENDLEGLDWSPGVKALQKNWIGRSTGAEVDFLLESAQAGSLQRPGGMFPTKPDENTLRVYTTRPDTLYGATYMVIAPEHPFVEKLTTEENSEAVQNYVQQAALKSDLDRTELAKEKTGVFTGSHAINPVNGEKVPIWIADYVLISYGTGAIMAVPAHDERDFEFAQQFGTSIKCVVDPGEDASAEVDREKVLAGEEVFSGLGTAVNSGEFEGTPTAEFKTKITEHLAARGLAKEAVNYKLRDWLFSRQRFWGEPFPILHELDDAGNKTGNVIPVPEDQLPVDLPHLEDFKPHGRPEPPLDKAPDEWLFVEIDGKRYKRETNTMPQWAGSCWYYLRFLDPKNDKAAIDPKIEKAWMPVDLYVGGAEHAVLHLLYARFWHKVLYDRGVVSTAEPFQKLVNQGMILGENNEKMSKSRGNVINPDDVVSEYGADSLRLYEMFMGPLTETKPWNMEGVNGVYNFLGRAWRMIVDERAESPQLNEQLTEADPTEEQLKTLHKTIKAVTEDIEKLSFNTAIARMMEFVNFFTKQESRPKACVEPFMLLLSPFAPHIAEELWQLLGHEQTLAYEPWPQFDESILVESTVEIPVQIGGKVRAKIQVAAGADNQTIESAALAEPKVQEFIGEKNIVKIVVVPGRMVNIVVKG; encoded by the coding sequence ATGCCCCGATATAACCCCGCCGAAATCGAGCCTCGTTGGCAACGCTATTGGGAGGAACACCAGACCTTCTCCCAGGAAGTCACGGCTAAGCCGCAAGCGGAGACATTATACGCTCTGGATATGTTTCCCTACCCCAGCGGCGATGGGCTCCACGTGGGGCATCCTGAGGGCTACACGGCCACTGATATCGTTTGCCGGGCGGCGCGGATGCAGGGGAAGGCGGTGGTCCACCCGATGGGGTTTGACTCGTTCGGACTGCCTGCGGAAGAACACGCCATCAAGACGGGTGAGCACCCGCGGGTGCAGACCGAGAAGAACATCGCCACGTTCCGGCGTCAGTTGAAGTCTCTGGGGTTCAGCTACGACTGGTCGCGGGAAATCGCCACCACTGATGTCGATTACTTCCGCTGGACGCAGTGGATTTTCTTGCAAATCTACGACACGTGGTTTGACCACGAGCAGCAACGGGGGCGACCGATCTCAGAACTGGTCATTCCCGACGACGTGAAATCGCTCGGCGAGGACGCCGCCAAACAGTGGGTCGATGAGCAACGGCTCGCCTACCAAAGCGATGCTCCGGTGAACTGGTGCCCTGCCCTAGGGACGGTGCTCGCCAATGAAGAAGTAATCGACGGCAAGAGTGAACGGGGCGGTCACCCCGTGGAACGTCGCGCCTTGCGTCAATGGATGATGCGGATCACGGCTTATGGCGATCGGCTGGAGAACGATCTCGAAGGGCTCGATTGGTCCCCGGGTGTAAAAGCACTCCAGAAGAACTGGATCGGAAGAAGCACAGGAGCAGAAGTCGATTTCCTTTTGGAATCCGCTCAGGCCGGGTCGCTTCAGCGTCCCGGTGGAATGTTCCCCACAAAGCCGGATGAAAACACGCTGCGCGTTTACACAACGCGGCCCGACACGCTTTATGGAGCGACCTACATGGTGATTGCTCCTGAACACCCTTTCGTGGAGAAACTCACCACAGAGGAGAATTCTGAGGCCGTTCAGAATTATGTTCAGCAGGCGGCACTCAAGAGCGACCTTGATCGCACGGAGCTTGCTAAGGAAAAGACTGGCGTGTTCACGGGCTCCCACGCGATTAACCCCGTCAATGGTGAGAAGGTACCGATTTGGATCGCTGACTACGTACTCATCAGCTACGGCACGGGTGCGATTATGGCGGTGCCGGCGCATGATGAGCGAGACTTTGAGTTTGCGCAGCAGTTTGGGACTTCGATCAAGTGCGTCGTTGATCCTGGCGAAGACGCAAGCGCAGAAGTAGATCGCGAGAAAGTGCTCGCAGGCGAGGAAGTCTTCTCAGGGCTTGGCACCGCGGTCAATTCCGGCGAGTTTGAAGGAACCCCGACCGCTGAATTCAAAACGAAAATTACCGAGCACCTAGCCGCTCGCGGCTTAGCTAAGGAAGCCGTCAACTACAAACTCCGCGACTGGCTCTTTAGCCGCCAACGGTTCTGGGGTGAGCCGTTCCCGATCTTGCATGAACTTGACGACGCGGGAAACAAAACGGGCAACGTGATCCCCGTGCCCGAGGACCAACTGCCGGTCGATCTTCCACACCTTGAGGATTTCAAGCCACACGGTCGCCCCGAGCCGCCGCTGGACAAAGCGCCTGACGAATGGCTGTTCGTTGAGATCGACGGCAAGCGTTACAAACGGGAAACGAACACCATGCCACAGTGGGCAGGGAGTTGCTGGTACTATTTACGGTTCCTCGACCCGAAGAACGACAAGGCCGCGATTGATCCAAAAATCGAAAAGGCTTGGATGCCGGTCGACCTGTACGTCGGCGGTGCGGAACATGCCGTGTTGCATCTTTTGTACGCCCGCTTCTGGCACAAGGTGCTTTATGACCGGGGCGTGGTCAGTACGGCTGAACCGTTCCAGAAGCTGGTCAACCAGGGAATGATCCTTGGTGAGAACAACGAGAAGATGTCCAAGAGCCGCGGCAACGTCATCAACCCGGATGACGTGGTAAGCGAATACGGTGCGGACTCCTTGCGGCTTTACGAGATGTTTATGGGGCCGCTCACGGAAACCAAACCTTGGAATATGGAAGGCGTGAACGGCGTCTACAATTTCCTTGGACGAGCTTGGCGGATGATCGTCGATGAGCGAGCGGAGTCGCCACAGCTCAACGAACAACTCACTGAAGCTGATCCGACTGAGGAACAACTCAAAACGCTTCACAAGACGATCAAAGCCGTCACCGAGGACATTGAGAAGCTCTCCTTCAACACGGCGATTGCCCGGATGATGGAGTTCGTGAACTTCTTCACGAAGCAGGAGTCGCGCCCCAAGGCTTGCGTCGAACCGTTCATGCTGTTGCTCTCACCATTTGCCCCTCACATCGCCGAGGAACTTTGGCAATTGCTGGGGCACGAGCAGACGCTTGCCTATGAGCCTTGGCCGCAGTTCGATGAGAGCATTCTCGTGGAATCGACGGTCGAGATTCCCGTTCAGATCGGTGGTAAGGTTCGGGCAAAGATTCAGGTTGCCGCCGGTGCCGACAATCAAACCATTGAGTCCGCGGCACTGGCAGAACCGAAAGTCCAAGAGTTTATCGGCGAAAAAAATATCGTGAAAATAGTGGTGGTGCCGGGCCGGATGGTTAATATTGTGGTCAAGGGCTAA